From the Deinococcus humi genome, the window CCGCGAGGGTGAGATGCTGTCCCTCGAAGACGTCCGGGCGATCACCAAAGACGCCAAGATCCTGCAGGACATCTTCGTCCGCACGCCGCTGAACTGCCGCGTTAAGAGCGGTGTGTGCCAGAAGTGCTACGGCTATGACCTGTCGCAGGCCAAGCCGGTCAGCATGGGCGAGGCCGTGGGCGTGGTGGCCGCAGAAAGCATCGGCGAGCCCGGCACGCAGCTCACCATGCGGACCTTCCACACCGGGGGTGTGGCCGGCAGCGGCGACATCACCATGGGTCTGCCCCGCGTGATCGAGCTGTTCGAGGCCCGCAAGCCCAAGGTGCCGGCCCTGATCGCCGACACCACCGGTACCATCCACATCACCGAGGAAGACGAGCGCTACCTGATCAAGGTGGAGGCTGACGACGCCCAGTTCAGCGGCAAGCTGCACAAGGTTTCACGCGCCACCCGCCTGCTGCCTGAAATCAAGGACGGCTCGCACGTCGAGGCCGGTCAGCAGCTGACGCGCGGGGCCGTCAACCCGCACGATCTGCTGGAGCACAAGGACAACGAGTCCGCCCAGAAGTACCTGGTGGACGAGGTGCAGCGCGTATACCGCAGCCAGGGCGTGAAGGTGCACGACAAACACATCGAGGTGATCATCCGCCAGATGCTGCGCTACGTGGAAATCGTGGACGGCGGCAGCACGGATCTGCTGGAAGGCCAGATCGTCGAACGCTGGGAAGTGGACGGAGCCAACAACGCGCTGGCCGAGGACGCCACCCCCAGCTCCTGGAAGCCGGTCCTGCTGGGCATCACCAAGAGCAGCCTGACCACCAAGAGCTGGCTGTCCGCCGCATCCTTCCAGCACACCACCCACGTGCTGACCGAGGCCAGCATGAAGGGCCAGGTCGACGACCTGATTGGCCTGAAGGAAAACGTCATCCTGGGCAAGTTGATTCCAGCTGGCACCGGCCTGCTGACCGTGCGCGACATGCAGGTGGCCGACGATCGTACGCTAGAGAAGTACGGCGAGAGCAACAACAGCAGCGACTCCGTCACCGGGGACCGCAGCTACGACGACACCCGCCCCGGCGTGGTGAACGAGAACGTCACCTACACCAACTAACCCGGCTGGCTGAAAAGCCCGCAGAGAACCCCCACCTGGAAACGGGTGGGGGTTTTGTTGTGGGCTGGCAGTAATTGCTAGGTCGTTTGTATCTTAGCCTTCCAGCAGTTGCCGTCCCAGCGCCGTGTAGGCCGTGTCGTCGGTGGGCGGATGGGTCAGCCCGGCGCGGGCATCTCGCAGCAGTTTTTCCAATGGCAGCGCGGCACTTAGCGCGGCCCCTCCTGCGGTGCGCGAAGCCAGATCGGTGGCGAAAACCGCCGCGCCCGTTGCATGGGCCTTGGCCGCACCAATGGCAGGAACCGAGGCAGAGCTGGGGTCCGCATCCCACTGTGCAGCGGCGTCCAGCAGCAGCGCCCGTGCGGCCTGCAAGGAGGTGGCAATGCGCCCCACATTCTCCTGAATGCGCGGCAGGGTGGCAATGGGAGCGCCCAGGGCCGTGGGGACGCGCACGCGAGCGTAAGCCGCAATCGCGTCCAGCGCGGCAAAGCCCACACCCAGGTAGGTGGCGGCAATCGCGGCCCAGAACCACGCGCTGCTGGCCGGCTGGCCGGGGGCGGGCGGCGCGTGCAGGCTGGAGGGTACGTCCGTAAAGACCACGTCATGGCTGCCGCTGCCGCGCAGGCCCAGTGCCCCCTGCCACGTTGGCTCGATCCGGACGCCAGGACCGTGCAGGTCCACCCAGTAACGGCCCACCTGCCCGTCCAGCGTGGCGGCGGTCACCAGCGCCCAGCGCAGGGAACGGACCCCAGTGGACCACGTTTTGCGCCCGGTGATCCGCCAACCGCCGCCCTCGAAGCCTGTTCCTTCCGGTACGGCGCGGGTCTGCGGCAGGCCGCCGCGCGAGGGGCTGCCCAGTTCGGGTTCACTCGCCAGCGCATTGAGCAACTCGCCGCCCTTCCCGGCCTCGGCCACGGCGTGCAGCAGCGGTTCCGGCAGGGTCCGGCCCTGGAAAGCGGCGCCCGTCACATGCCCATGCATCGCCAGAATCAGGGCCAGGCTGGCGTCCGCCGTGCCCAGTGTTAATTGCGCCCGCGCGAACTGCGAAAGATTGGCTCCCAGTCCACCCCGGTCTTCAGGAACAACCAGCGCGGTGTAGCCACTGCTGGACAGCGCTCTCGCGGCTCCGGGCGTCACGTCCTGGGCCGCCTCGCATTCGGCGGCGTATTGGCGGATAGCAGCGGCGGCGCGGTCTACCACCTCTGTCTGCGCGTGGGTCAGTTCGGAGTCTGGCAAAGAGGTCACGCTGTTCAGGGTAGCGGCTGGGCACCTCCTGTGCCTGCGTGAAGCCCCGCTAAGTTAGCTGTCATACACCCAGATATTTTACGTTTTATCCTAAATCAAGCGAGGTAATTATGAGTCTGAAAGATATGGAGAACAACCACATGATGGCCCACCTGACCAGTGCGCTGAATGACGGCAAGGATATCGGTCACTACGGTCGCCTGGTCTACACCATCGTCGCCCGTCACTTTCTGAGCGACGACGAACTGGTGGCGCAGCTTGCCAAGGACAAGGACTTTGCCGAGGAAGACGCGCGTGGACTGGTTCAGCAGGTTCAGGAGCGCGATTACAGCCCGCCGGGTCGCAACAAGATCATGGAGTATCAGGCCAAGCAGGACTTCCCGATCATGCCGGACACCCAGGATCCCGACGAGGGCAACGTCTACCGTGATCTGGAGTTCCCGCAGGAGGTCTACGATCACATCAGCGAGTACCACCAGCAGAAGGCCGAAGACAGGGCCTGAACTGTCCACGCTCCTTGTCCCCTCCCCGATACGGGAGGGGACTTTTGTTGCGAGGATTGCCCTTCTGAACGCCAGACGTAGTGTGGCCGTTTGCCTGGAAGAACACCGTTGCTCTCTCACAGCGACAGCCCTTTGTCAGCTTCTGACCTGGCGCGGTTTCTCTATTTCAGCCGTCCCCAGGCTTTGAGGGTCAGCAGGGCGTCCATTGTTAGCGCGCTGCGCCACTCGCTTTCAGCGGTAGGCCAGGCGTCAGGAAACTGTCCAAACCAGCTCCAGTCCGGTCCCCACGAGCCGTCCCCGGCCAGGGCGGTGATCAGGTGGAGAAGCGCGGCACTGATGGGTTCTTCCAGACCGTGGGCCAGCGGATGATCCGGGGTGGGGGCCACCATCAGGGGGTTCAGGCCGTATTGGGCGAACTCTTCAGGGCTGGTCTGGACGCGGTCCGGCAGCACGTCGGCCAGGTACTCCAGCACGGGTAGACGATGATCGTCCGGAATCTCCAACGTCCCGGCGAACACGGCTGCTGCCGCGTGACTGTTCACGTCTCCTTTCTCTAGCCCGGCCAGCACGGCGTCGCGCGCCTCCAGCGTCAGCTGGGCTCGCAAGCCCTCGGGCAGCAGTCCTGG encodes:
- a CDS encoding acyl-CoA dehydrogenase family protein; translated protein: MTSLPDSELTHAQTEVVDRAAAAIRQYAAECEAAQDVTPGAARALSSSGYTALVVPEDRGGLGANLSQFARAQLTLGTADASLALILAMHGHVTGAAFQGRTLPEPLLHAVAEAGKGGELLNALASEPELGSPSRGGLPQTRAVPEGTGFEGGGWRITGRKTWSTGVRSLRWALVTAATLDGQVGRYWVDLHGPGVRIEPTWQGALGLRGSGSHDVVFTDVPSSLHAPPAPGQPASSAWFWAAIAATYLGVGFAALDAIAAYARVRVPTALGAPIATLPRIQENVGRIATSLQAARALLLDAAAQWDADPSSASVPAIGAAKAHATGAAVFATDLASRTAGGAALSAALPLEKLLRDARAGLTHPPTDDTAYTALGRQLLEG